One part of the Burkholderia vietnamiensis LMG 10929 genome encodes these proteins:
- the ligD gene encoding DNA ligase D, whose product MAGKLDPYRRKRHFDATPEPAGAGARRRAKPQPQPDGRAAPRRPLRFVIQEHHARRLHYDFRLELDGTLKSWAVPKGPSFDPSVKRLAVHVEDHPVEYASFEGQIPAGHYGAGSVVVWDEGTWTPDGGVAGARSGYRAGKLTFRLDGEKLHGGWALVRSGRQEGRQEQWLLIKERDEAARSADEFDVVGERPGSVHDGEGGASSATGGAGADSHDATARAGGGGKRATQTGKRAARSGERAARAAERADDRDRATARAHVRDGDRAAARDGAAASDPGAARVRARTGAGDADRTPRRTRTPDRASAGDRDPSTVEGAVRAPLPERIAPQLATLVDAPPADADWRYELKFDGYRILARIAGKGARRHVKLMTREGRDWTAKLRAQRDALAALPVDDAWLDGEAVVLGANGLPDFQALQNAFGAGQSDDVTLFVFDLPYLDGYDLRDAPLAARRALLEPLVADSDPTRLRFSPDLGDDVASLIASACDTGLEGLIGKRAESRYRGGRSAAWIKLKCRRRQEFVIGGYTEPSGSRHGFGALLLGVHDAPPAGKRSRAAAPLRYVGRVGTGFDARALDRLAALLRRHERDTTPFEPAPRERTRTRAHWVEPTLVAECEFAEWTGDGIVRQAAFIALRDDKPATQIVREMPKHMETEGAMERQQSTPDAGHERKRASRAADDTGKRKPNARASASARNAREDGDAELSGRVRITHPERVLDPTSGTRKIDLARYWQWVAPWLLPDLKGRPVSLVRAPGDITGELFFQKHAERREIPFVTQHPGLDPGHGALLSLDSVDALLGAAQMGTIELHTWNAHASNIERPDRIVFDLDPDPALPWSAMIEAAQLVRGLLDELGLRSFCKTSGGKGLHVVVPITRHMGWDDVKAFSRALAQHVAGALPERFTATMGPRHRRGKIFIDYLRNGRGASTIAAYSVRARPGLGVSVPLHWDEVPDTTGGAQWTIDTLHERLERLKRDPWEGYDDTRQRITAQMRARLDGA is encoded by the coding sequence ATGGCAGGCAAGCTCGATCCGTATCGCCGCAAACGCCATTTCGACGCGACGCCCGAACCCGCCGGCGCGGGCGCGCGGCGGCGCGCGAAGCCGCAGCCGCAGCCCGATGGGCGTGCGGCCCCGCGCCGGCCGTTGCGCTTCGTGATCCAGGAACATCATGCGCGGCGGCTGCACTACGACTTCCGGCTCGAACTCGACGGCACGCTGAAGTCATGGGCGGTGCCGAAGGGGCCGAGCTTCGATCCGTCGGTGAAGCGTCTGGCCGTGCACGTCGAGGATCATCCGGTCGAATACGCGTCGTTCGAAGGGCAGATTCCGGCCGGCCACTACGGCGCCGGGTCGGTCGTCGTGTGGGACGAAGGCACGTGGACGCCCGACGGCGGCGTCGCGGGCGCGCGCAGCGGCTATCGCGCGGGCAAGCTGACGTTCCGGCTCGATGGCGAGAAGCTGCACGGCGGCTGGGCGCTGGTGCGCAGCGGGCGGCAGGAGGGACGCCAGGAGCAGTGGCTGCTGATCAAGGAGCGCGACGAAGCGGCGCGCAGCGCCGATGAATTCGACGTGGTCGGCGAGCGGCCGGGCAGCGTGCACGACGGTGAGGGCGGGGCGTCGTCGGCGACAGGCGGCGCGGGCGCGGACTCGCACGATGCGACGGCGCGCGCGGGGGGCGGCGGCAAGCGCGCCACGCAGACCGGCAAGCGCGCCGCGCGAAGCGGCGAGCGCGCGGCACGAGCCGCCGAGCGCGCCGATGACCGCGATCGCGCCACCGCCCGCGCGCACGTTCGCGATGGCGACCGCGCCGCGGCCCGCGACGGTGCTGCCGCAAGCGACCCCGGCGCCGCCCGCGTCCGAGCTCGCACCGGCGCCGGCGACGCCGACCGCACCCCTCGCCGTACGCGTACTCCCGACCGCGCATCCGCCGGCGACCGCGATCCCTCCACCGTCGAAGGCGCGGTGCGCGCGCCGCTGCCCGAGCGCATCGCGCCGCAACTGGCGACGCTGGTCGACGCGCCGCCCGCCGACGCAGACTGGCGCTACGAGCTGAAATTCGACGGCTACCGGATCCTCGCGCGCATCGCCGGCAAGGGCGCGCGTCGCCACGTGAAGCTGATGACGCGCGAAGGCCGCGACTGGACCGCGAAGCTGCGCGCGCAGCGCGATGCGCTCGCGGCGCTGCCCGTCGACGACGCGTGGCTCGACGGCGAGGCCGTCGTGCTCGGCGCGAACGGCCTGCCCGACTTCCAGGCGTTGCAGAACGCGTTCGGCGCCGGGCAGTCGGACGACGTCACGCTGTTCGTCTTCGACCTGCCGTATCTCGACGGTTACGACCTGCGCGATGCGCCGCTGGCCGCGCGCCGCGCGCTGCTCGAGCCGCTCGTCGCCGACAGCGACCCGACCCGGCTGCGCTTTTCCCCCGATCTCGGCGACGACGTCGCATCGCTGATCGCGAGCGCCTGCGACACCGGCCTCGAAGGGCTGATCGGCAAGCGGGCGGAATCGCGCTATCGCGGCGGACGGTCGGCGGCCTGGATCAAGCTCAAATGCCGGCGCCGGCAGGAATTCGTGATCGGCGGCTACACCGAGCCGTCGGGCAGCCGCCACGGCTTCGGCGCGCTGCTGCTCGGCGTGCACGACGCGCCGCCGGCCGGCAAGCGCTCGCGCGCGGCCGCGCCGCTGCGCTACGTCGGCCGCGTCGGCACCGGCTTCGACGCGCGCGCGCTCGACCGGCTCGCCGCGCTGCTGCGCCGGCACGAGCGCGACACGACGCCGTTCGAGCCGGCGCCGCGCGAACGCACGCGCACGCGCGCGCACTGGGTTGAGCCGACGCTCGTCGCCGAATGCGAATTCGCGGAATGGACCGGCGACGGCATCGTGCGGCAGGCCGCGTTCATCGCGTTGCGCGACGACAAGCCGGCGACGCAGATCGTCCGAGAAATGCCGAAGCATATGGAAACGGAGGGAGCGATGGAGCGACAGCAGAGCACGCCCGACGCGGGCCATGAACGCAAGCGCGCGTCGCGCGCCGCCGACGATACGGGCAAGCGCAAGCCAAACGCGCGCGCGAGCGCGTCCGCGCGCAACGCACGTGAGGACGGCGACGCGGAGCTGTCCGGCCGCGTGCGCATCACGCATCCCGAGCGCGTGCTGGACCCGACGAGCGGCACGCGCAAGATCGATCTCGCACGCTACTGGCAATGGGTGGCGCCGTGGCTGCTGCCCGACCTGAAAGGGCGGCCCGTGTCGCTCGTGCGCGCACCGGGCGACATCACCGGCGAGCTGTTCTTCCAGAAGCACGCCGAGCGCCGCGAGATTCCGTTCGTCACGCAGCACCCCGGGCTCGATCCCGGGCATGGGGCGCTGCTGTCGCTCGACAGCGTCGATGCGCTGCTCGGCGCGGCCCAGATGGGCACGATCGAATTGCATACGTGGAACGCGCATGCATCGAACATCGAGCGGCCCGATCGCATCGTGTTCGACCTCGATCCCGATCCGGCGCTGCCGTGGAGCGCGATGATCGAGGCCGCGCAGCTGGTGCGCGGGCTGCTCGACGAGCTCGGCCTGCGCTCGTTCTGCAAGACGAGCGGCGGCAAGGGGCTGCACGTCGTCGTGCCGATCACGCGGCACATGGGCTGGGACGACGTGAAGGCGTTCTCGCGCGCGCTCGCGCAGCACGTCGCGGGCGCGCTGCCCGAGCGCTTCACCGCGACGATGGGGCCGCGGCACCGGCGCGGCAAGATCTTCATCGACTACCTGCGCAACGGTCGCGGCGCGAGCACGATCGCCGCCTACTCGGTGCGCGCACGGCCGGGGCTGGGCGTATCGGTGCCGCTGCACTGGGACGAGGTGCCCGACACGACGGGCGGCGCGCAGTGGACCATCGACACGCTGCACGAGCGCCTCGAGCGCTTGAAGCGCGACCCGTGGGAAGGCTACGACGACACGCGCCAGCGCATTACCGCGCAGATGCGCGCGCGGCTCGACGGGGCGTGA
- a CDS encoding cation:proton antiporter encodes MHETLWYLIVGAVLMGMGVATSALRHLPCSSAMIYLALGIALGPAGAGLLHLDIERDAALLREIVEIALLVSLFAIGLRLRVPLSDKLWLVPCRLGLLAMIVTVPLLAGCAMLALGLGWGPALLLAAILAPTDPVLAHDVQVHDPGDRDLVRFALSGEGGMNDGIALPFALAGLALCGAAEMPHGQPALSGTFLLAALWGTAGAAAIGGVLGASATRAIGWLRTRYAQALGFEGFFALALIVLSFGAAQLAQTFGFIATFAAGVAMRRVEYRASGGRRPREVIGRIDSEDVVATEKHPEKVHAFMTESVLDFTIELERIAEAVVMTMIGSVLGTLTAPLVTWGAAALAALLFFAVRPLAVSLTLAGSRATPAQRRLMAWFGIRGIGSFYYLLFALEHGPSSAVRPLAAPVLAVVSASVIAHGISATPLMDWYYRLQQRRR; translated from the coding sequence ATGCATGAAACCCTCTGGTATCTGATCGTCGGTGCGGTGTTGATGGGCATGGGCGTCGCGACCTCGGCGCTGCGCCATCTGCCCTGCAGCAGCGCGATGATCTATCTCGCGCTCGGCATCGCGCTCGGCCCGGCCGGCGCGGGGCTGCTCCATCTCGACATCGAACGCGACGCGGCGCTGCTGCGCGAAATCGTCGAGATCGCGCTGCTGGTGTCGCTGTTCGCGATCGGCTTGCGGCTGCGCGTGCCGCTGTCCGACAAGCTGTGGCTGGTGCCGTGCCGCCTCGGCCTGCTCGCGATGATCGTCACGGTGCCGCTGCTGGCCGGCTGCGCGATGCTCGCGCTCGGGCTCGGCTGGGGTCCCGCGCTGCTGCTCGCGGCGATCCTCGCGCCGACCGACCCCGTGCTCGCGCACGACGTGCAGGTGCACGATCCGGGCGACCGCGACCTCGTGCGCTTCGCACTGTCCGGCGAAGGCGGGATGAACGACGGGATCGCGCTGCCGTTCGCGCTCGCGGGGCTCGCGCTGTGCGGCGCGGCCGAGATGCCGCACGGGCAGCCGGCGCTGTCGGGAACGTTCCTGCTGGCCGCGCTGTGGGGCACCGCGGGCGCGGCCGCGATCGGCGGCGTGCTCGGCGCCAGCGCGACGCGCGCGATCGGCTGGCTGCGCACGCGCTATGCGCAGGCGCTCGGCTTCGAGGGCTTCTTCGCGCTGGCGCTGATCGTGCTGTCGTTCGGCGCAGCGCAGCTCGCCCAGACCTTCGGCTTCATCGCGACCTTCGCGGCGGGCGTCGCGATGCGCCGCGTCGAGTACCGCGCGAGCGGCGGCCGGCGGCCGCGCGAAGTGATCGGCCGGATCGACTCCGAAGATGTGGTCGCGACCGAAAAGCATCCGGAGAAGGTGCATGCGTTCATGACCGAATCGGTGCTCGATTTCACGATCGAACTCGAACGGATCGCCGAAGCGGTCGTGATGACGATGATCGGCAGCGTGCTCGGCACGCTGACGGCGCCGCTCGTCACGTGGGGCGCGGCCGCGCTCGCGGCGCTGCTGTTTTTCGCCGTGCGCCCGCTCGCGGTGTCGCTCACGCTCGCCGGCTCACGCGCGACGCCGGCGCAGCGGCGGCTGATGGCATGGTTCGGGATCCGCGGAATCGGCTCTTTCTACTATCTGCTGTTCGCGCTCGAGCACGGACCATCGAGCGCCGTGCGTCCGCTCGCGGCGCCGGTGCTGGCGGTCGTGTCCGCGTCGGTGATCGCGCACGGCATCTCCGCGACGCCGCTGATGGACTGGTATTACCGGCTGCAGCAGCGTCGCCGCTGA
- a CDS encoding DUF3175 domain-containing protein — MPSASPPHGKRASRRPGRARSNGPQHRNRWSADVMQKSDALDLEPHIFQSDDPAEIAASLKRSAEHSRRRKATPFQSAMSMLNFYVNRAGRNLPKTRRATLERAKRKLREAFGRKP; from the coding sequence ATGCCTTCCGCTTCACCGCCGCACGGCAAACGCGCGTCGCGCCGCCCCGGCCGCGCGCGCAGCAACGGTCCGCAGCACCGCAACCGCTGGTCTGCCGACGTGATGCAAAAAAGTGACGCCCTCGACCTCGAGCCGCACATCTTCCAGTCCGACGATCCGGCCGAGATCGCCGCGTCGCTGAAGCGCTCGGCCGAGCACAGCCGCCGCCGCAAGGCGACACCGTTCCAGTCGGCGATGTCGATGCTGAACTTCTATGTGAACCGCGCGGGCCGCAACCTGCCGAAAACCCGTCGCGCGACGCTCGAGCGCGCGAAGCGGAAACTGCGCGAGGCGTTCGGCCGCAAGCCGTGA
- a CDS encoding DUF3022 domain-containing protein, which yields MHSNHWSSFDPNDLDADDIDTDDLDTTVHLDVETGRIMFHAAWASAPNASPIAARHSVMLALDCDTMERYANLDEAARLRVHAMLHDSVQATLETLPDTGDEMTLTVELTDAMLDVARHLQ from the coding sequence ATGCACTCGAATCATTGGAGCTCGTTCGACCCCAACGACCTCGACGCGGACGACATCGATACCGACGATCTCGACACGACGGTGCATCTCGACGTTGAAACCGGCAGGATCATGTTCCATGCGGCCTGGGCGTCGGCGCCCAACGCGTCGCCGATTGCCGCCCGGCACTCGGTCATGCTCGCGCTCGACTGCGACACGATGGAGCGCTACGCGAACCTCGACGAAGCTGCGCGCTTGCGCGTTCACGCGATGCTGCACGACAGCGTGCAGGCGACGCTCGAGACGTTGCCCGACACCGGCGACGAGATGACGCTGACGGTCGAGCTCACCGACGCGATGCTCGACGTGGCGCGCCATTTGCAGTAA
- a CDS encoding type 1 glutamine amidotransferase domain-containing protein, with amino-acid sequence MSNKLDQCKVAILAVDGFEEAELVEPLRALKAEGAQVDVISQQAGEIQGFRHVDKGERVKVDRTFDDVREGDYDAVVLPGGVVNGDAIRMLPAAREFVTAAVGGGKPIAAICHGGWLLVSSGLVNGRTMTSWPSLQDDIRNAGGKWVDQEVVRDGNLITSRKPDDLPAFNGALVQCLAARGA; translated from the coding sequence ATGAGCAACAAGCTGGACCAATGCAAGGTGGCGATCCTCGCCGTCGATGGCTTCGAGGAAGCCGAACTGGTCGAACCGCTGCGCGCGCTGAAGGCCGAAGGCGCGCAGGTCGACGTGATCTCGCAGCAAGCCGGCGAGATCCAGGGCTTCCGGCACGTCGACAAGGGCGAGCGCGTGAAGGTCGATCGCACGTTCGACGACGTGCGCGAAGGCGATTACGACGCGGTGGTGCTGCCGGGCGGCGTCGTGAACGGCGACGCGATCCGCATGCTGCCGGCCGCGCGCGAATTCGTGACCGCGGCCGTCGGCGGCGGCAAGCCGATCGCGGCGATCTGCCACGGCGGCTGGCTGCTGGTCTCGTCCGGGCTCGTCAACGGCCGCACGATGACGAGCTGGCCGAGCCTGCAGGACGACATCCGCAACGCGGGCGGCAAGTGGGTCGATCAGGAAGTCGTGCGTGACGGCAATCTGATCACGAGCCGCAAGCCCGACGACCTGCCCGCGTTCAACGGCGCGCTGGTGCAGTGCCTCGCCGCGCGGGGAGCCTGA
- a CDS encoding DUF1488 domain-containing protein, whose product MASSERRVTLTDAPPEFDGAALHLRFVIDVDGKPQTAAISVEALEDHFGARSALEADLRDAFERGRARIQAACAELLANGEGVVELHSGYFRVRETVVGEAARAGLERARRS is encoded by the coding sequence ATGGCTTCCTCCGAGCGCCGCGTGACGCTGACCGATGCGCCGCCTGAATTCGACGGCGCGGCGCTGCATTTGCGCTTCGTGATCGACGTCGACGGCAAGCCGCAGACGGCAGCGATCAGCGTGGAAGCGCTGGAAGACCATTTCGGCGCACGCTCCGCGCTGGAAGCCGACTTGCGCGACGCGTTCGAGCGTGGCCGCGCGCGGATCCAGGCGGCCTGCGCCGAGCTGCTGGCGAACGGCGAAGGCGTCGTCGAGCTGCACAGCGGCTATTTCCGCGTGCGCGAGACGGTCGTGGGCGAGGCCGCGCGCGCGGGCCTCGAGCGCGCGCGTCGGTCGTGA
- a CDS encoding phosphatidylserine decarboxylase family protein: protein MPTNRSTPPSTRRRLGAWMAGEEAQMAAYREKLASDARAQAGERLRTPAVQALAQLFDDNAVLRMGLTRAIDEARAAGRRLGYASIGELMTVLDHLMTYAPPFSETSLIVCPVNAFLDWPMCMPSGHAVFRDAAVNAQLKQVLNVWCDFLGGPHSRAHLDTSAPNGWFCEAAHKRLGLSQFEYREDQPHWGFDSWNDFFTRRFRAGMRPVAAPGDSHVIVSPCESTPYHTASNVKIRDTFWIKGQPYSLRDIFTPAWQPLAERFVGGEIYQAYLAAYNYHRWHAPVRGTVTHAYRVEGAYYSVAEAEGPDPAGLNDSQGYMTAVAARAIVAIDSDDPGIGTIAAVFIGMGDVSSCVIEVVPGQRVDKGEEIGYFQFGGSTCCLVFEPGVIDRFVHAPPFDGEPPVVKVNDSVAIAR from the coding sequence ATGCCGACAAACCGCAGCACGCCACCCTCGACGCGACGCCGGCTCGGCGCCTGGATGGCCGGAGAGGAAGCGCAGATGGCGGCGTACCGCGAAAAGCTCGCGAGCGACGCGCGCGCGCAGGCCGGCGAACGGCTGCGTACGCCGGCCGTGCAGGCGCTCGCGCAATTGTTCGACGATAACGCGGTGCTGCGCATGGGCCTCACGCGCGCGATCGACGAGGCGCGCGCCGCGGGCCGCCGGCTCGGCTACGCGTCGATCGGCGAGCTGATGACGGTGCTCGACCATCTGATGACGTACGCGCCGCCATTCAGCGAAACGAGCCTGATCGTGTGTCCGGTGAACGCGTTCCTCGACTGGCCGATGTGCATGCCGTCGGGCCATGCGGTGTTTCGCGACGCGGCGGTCAACGCGCAGTTAAAGCAGGTGCTGAACGTGTGGTGCGACTTCCTCGGCGGCCCACATTCGCGCGCGCATCTCGACACGTCCGCGCCGAACGGCTGGTTCTGCGAGGCCGCGCACAAGCGCCTCGGTCTGTCGCAGTTCGAGTACCGCGAAGATCAGCCGCACTGGGGCTTCGATTCGTGGAACGACTTCTTTACGCGGCGTTTTCGCGCCGGGATGCGGCCGGTCGCGGCGCCCGGCGATTCGCACGTGATCGTCAGCCCCTGCGAATCCACGCCGTACCACACCGCGTCGAACGTGAAGATTCGCGACACGTTCTGGATCAAGGGGCAACCGTATTCGTTGCGCGACATCTTCACGCCGGCGTGGCAGCCGCTGGCCGAGCGCTTCGTCGGCGGCGAGATCTATCAGGCCTATCTGGCCGCGTACAACTATCACCGCTGGCATGCGCCGGTGCGCGGCACCGTCACGCACGCGTACCGCGTGGAAGGCGCGTATTACTCCGTCGCCGAAGCGGAAGGCCCCGATCCGGCCGGGCTCAACGACTCGCAGGGCTATATGACGGCCGTGGCCGCGCGCGCGATCGTCGCGATCGACAGCGACGATCCGGGAATCGGCACCATTGCAGCGGTGTTCATCGGGATGGGCGACGTGTCGTCGTGCGTGATCGAGGTGGTGCCGGGGCAGCGCGTCGACAAGGGCGAGGAGATCGGATATTTCCAGTTCGGCGGCTCGACCTGCTGCCTGGTGTTCGAGCCGGGCGTGATCGACCGCTTCGTGCACGCGCCGCCGTTCGACGGCGAACCGCCGGTCGTGAAGGTCAACGATTCCGTGGCGATCGCGCGTTGA
- a CDS encoding putative bifunctional diguanylate cyclase/phosphodiesterase: MKFVLLSRAPAAVRRWWQRHVVDGARLPVTLGLAFVGLAMFASGLGYITISHNRLNAQRVHALHARNDIDALQALYLRANADFLQGFGSTRAASFAWPVERVGAAVAGFRRLEQSYAGERGGIETIHALRQETARWAWLLAEITVNAQVAGGRASVDSAGLLEANRLLAQIIGQLTALREGQTRILRAMSDRASRNEAIEGSVLALSSLLTCALLSYAFVARYRARLERQRGRLVAAENERRFRQYFEHHPLPMLIFDVETLAIMAANVAAAAQYGYPVGELCRRDMASLYAQADMPAFLRDLQHLRTSGTGSGSAGICRHRRSDGRAMYVDLSYHFLTYTKRDACFITAIDVTERKNAELALRLRSRALDAIGNGVLITRVEAGEEIVEYANPAFETITGYTSAQVVGRDHAGLARAGQQGLLFEQMAQALAAGSAGARLLRSRRADGSAFWGQLYVAPVRDDLTYHICVISDLTELIDSRDQLVRQARRDALTGLPNRATLRELIEQAVAERRAFALLFMDVDRLKDINDSLGHGAGDRLLREVAQRLSGCVGEDGTVTRYGGDEFVAMLGRPDDGDRLAALLRRIARALERPVQIGDAQSRVQLSIGVACYPADGLDAETLLKHADLAMYQAKARGRNTVELFKPSFAEAAERRIALSHRLRAALEHDGFELAYQPQIDVRTSRVSGVEALLRWHDAEMGTVSPAIFIPLAEDIGLIGQLGEWVLRSVCGQAKRWADTLPALRVSVNVSPRQLASGDFCSVVRRVLDASGLPAHQLELEITEGALVAPGALPALRALNEIGVLIAIDDFGTGYSSLSYLRTFHADRLKIDMSFVRGIGTHCADEAIIRAILALARSLHFEVVAEGVERPDQLSFLVAEGCPIVQGYHFCRAVPAAEIPAYVRSFSMASTA; encoded by the coding sequence ATGAAGTTCGTCCTGTTATCTCGTGCTCCCGCTGCGGTCCGGCGTTGGTGGCAACGTCACGTCGTCGACGGCGCCCGTCTTCCCGTCACGCTCGGGCTCGCCTTCGTGGGGCTCGCGATGTTCGCGTCGGGTCTCGGCTACATCACGATCAGCCACAACCGGCTGAACGCGCAGCGCGTGCATGCGCTGCACGCGCGCAACGACATCGACGCGCTGCAGGCGCTCTATCTGCGCGCCAACGCCGACTTCCTGCAGGGCTTCGGCAGCACGCGCGCGGCGTCGTTCGCGTGGCCGGTCGAACGCGTCGGTGCGGCCGTGGCCGGCTTCCGGCGCCTCGAGCAGAGCTATGCCGGCGAGCGCGGCGGCATCGAGACCATCCACGCGCTGCGTCAGGAAACCGCGCGATGGGCGTGGCTGCTCGCCGAAATCACGGTCAACGCGCAGGTCGCAGGCGGTCGCGCGTCGGTCGACAGCGCCGGCTTGCTGGAGGCCAACCGCCTGCTCGCGCAGATCATCGGCCAGCTCACGGCGCTGCGCGAAGGGCAAACCCGGATCCTGCGCGCGATGTCCGACCGCGCGAGCCGCAACGAGGCGATCGAGGGCAGCGTGCTGGCGCTGTCGTCGCTGCTCACCTGTGCGCTGCTCAGCTACGCGTTCGTCGCGCGCTACCGCGCGCGGCTCGAACGGCAGCGCGGGCGTCTGGTCGCCGCCGAGAACGAGCGGCGCTTTCGCCAGTATTTCGAGCACCACCCGCTGCCGATGCTGATTTTCGACGTCGAGACGCTCGCCATCATGGCCGCGAACGTCGCCGCGGCAGCCCAGTATGGCTATCCGGTGGGCGAGCTGTGCCGGCGCGACATGGCGTCGCTGTACGCGCAGGCCGACATGCCGGCGTTCCTGCGCGATCTGCAGCATCTGCGCACGTCCGGTACGGGCAGCGGCTCGGCCGGCATTTGCCGGCACCGGCGCAGCGATGGCCGCGCGATGTACGTCGATCTGTCGTATCACTTCCTGACGTACACGAAGCGCGATGCCTGCTTCATCACCGCGATCGACGTGACCGAGCGCAAGAACGCCGAGCTGGCGCTGCGGCTGCGCAGCCGCGCGCTCGATGCGATCGGCAACGGCGTGCTGATCACGCGCGTCGAAGCCGGCGAGGAGATCGTCGAATATGCGAATCCCGCGTTCGAGACCATCACCGGCTACACCAGCGCGCAGGTCGTCGGCCGCGACCACGCGGGCCTCGCGCGTGCCGGGCAGCAGGGGCTGCTGTTCGAGCAGATGGCCCAGGCGCTGGCCGCCGGCAGCGCCGGCGCGCGGCTGCTGCGCAGCCGCCGGGCCGACGGCTCGGCGTTCTGGGGGCAGCTGTACGTCGCGCCGGTGCGCGACGATCTGACGTATCACATCTGCGTGATCAGCGACCTGACCGAGCTGATCGATTCGCGCGATCAGCTGGTGAGGCAGGCGCGACGCGATGCGCTGACCGGTTTGCCGAACCGCGCGACGCTGCGCGAGCTGATTGAGCAGGCGGTGGCGGAGCGGCGCGCGTTCGCGCTGCTGTTCATGGACGTGGACCGGCTCAAGGACATCAACGACAGCCTCGGCCACGGCGCGGGCGACCGACTGCTGCGCGAGGTCGCGCAACGGCTGTCCGGTTGCGTCGGCGAGGACGGCACGGTGACGCGCTACGGCGGCGACGAGTTCGTCGCGATGCTCGGCCGCCCGGACGACGGCGACCGGCTGGCCGCCCTGCTGCGGCGCATCGCCCGTGCGTTGGAGCGTCCGGTGCAGATCGGCGACGCCCAGTCGCGCGTGCAGCTGAGCATCGGCGTCGCGTGCTACCCGGCAGACGGGCTCGACGCGGAGACGCTTCTGAAGCACGCCGATCTGGCGATGTATCAGGCGAAGGCGCGCGGCCGCAATACCGTCGAGCTGTTCAAGCCGTCGTTCGCGGAAGCGGCGGAGCGGCGTATTGCGCTGTCGCACCGCTTGCGCGCCGCGCTGGAGCACGATGGCTTCGAGCTTGCGTATCAGCCCCAGATCGACGTGCGCACGAGCCGCGTGAGCGGCGTGGAGGCGCTGTTGCGCTGGCACGACGCGGAGATGGGCACCGTGAGCCCGGCCATCTTCATCCCGCTTGCCGAAGACATCGGGCTGATCGGCCAGCTGGGCGAGTGGGTGCTGCGCAGCGTATGCGGACAGGCGAAGCGCTGGGCGGACACGTTGCCGGCGTTGCGCGTGTCGGTGAACGTGTCGCCGCGGCAGCTGGCGAGCGGCGACTTCTGCAGCGTGGTGCGGCGCGTGCTGGATGCGTCCGGGCTGCCGGCTCATCAGCTCGAGCTCGAGATCACCGAGGGCGCGCTGGTCGCGCCCGGGGCGCTGCCCGCGCTGCGCGCGCTGAACGAAATCGGCGTGCTGATCGCGATCGACGATTTCGGCACCGGCTATTCGAGCCTGTCGTACCTGCGCACCTTCCACGCCGACCGCTTGAAGATCGACATGTCGTTCGTGCGCGGCATCGGCACCCACTGCGCCGACGAGGCGATCATCCGCGCCATCCTCGCGCTCGCCCGCAGCCTGCATTTCGAAGTGGTGGCCGAAGGCGTCGAACGTCCGGACCAGCTGTCGTTCCTGGTCGCCGAGGGCTGCCCGATCGTGCAGGGCTATCACTTTTGTCGCGCGGTGCCGGCGGCCGAGATTCCGGCGTACGTGCGGAGCTTCTCGATGGCGTCGACTGCGTGA
- a CDS encoding H-NS family nucleoid-associated regulatory protein produces MATYQELKAKAEALLVQAEKARQAELATVLDEVRARVQEYGLMPDQIFGRKRVRIANGSQPATPKYQDPKTGKTWSGRGREPSWIKGKRRDRFLIAE; encoded by the coding sequence ATGGCCACCTATCAAGAATTGAAAGCCAAGGCTGAAGCACTGCTCGTGCAAGCAGAAAAAGCTCGGCAGGCCGAACTAGCGACCGTGCTTGACGAGGTTCGCGCGCGGGTTCAGGAGTACGGACTCATGCCAGACCAGATCTTCGGCCGTAAGCGCGTACGTATCGCGAATGGCAGCCAACCCGCAACGCCGAAGTATCAGGATCCCAAAACGGGCAAGACGTGGAGCGGGCGTGGCCGTGAACCGTCATGGATCAAGGGCAAGAGACGCGATCGTTTCTTGATCGCCGAATGA